A genomic window from Methanobacterium sp. BRmetb2 includes:
- a CDS encoding iron ABC transporter substrate-binding protein translates to MERKNTILLVAAVIIVIAAVGGYLTYNSSVSNGQTVQVTDMLGRNVTVPAQINKVVATSPPTTNLVYMLAPDKLGGWSFKPTGQFIQQKYKDIPEVGGWFGKQTGNYETFLSINPDVVLEGSNPKGDPNATVDERQAKFGQVPVVAVLDVSDVTKYRAPIKFMGEFLGVQEKADELIVFYETMLKKVNSTVSTIPESEKKTVYYAEGPEGLQTDPTGSQHSQLIELCGGINVADVPLKQGYGMSDVSMEQVLSWNPDVILVGDPNFYKKVYNDSKWQNVKAVKEKKVYLIPQDPLNWFDRPPGVNIILGIPWTAKTIYPEKFQDIDMNSLTKEFYSKFYHYDLSDDQINSLLNPQP, encoded by the coding sequence TTGGAGAGAAAAAACACGATTTTACTTGTTGCAGCAGTTATAATCGTAATTGCTGCTGTAGGGGGGTATTTAACATATAATTCGTCGGTTTCAAATGGACAAACAGTCCAGGTTACGGACATGTTAGGCAGGAACGTTACAGTACCTGCCCAGATAAACAAGGTGGTTGCTACATCCCCTCCCACTACTAATTTAGTTTATATGCTTGCTCCCGACAAGCTAGGAGGGTGGAGTTTTAAACCAACAGGCCAATTTATTCAACAAAAATATAAAGACATCCCTGAAGTAGGTGGTTGGTTTGGAAAACAAACTGGGAACTATGAAACATTTCTATCTATAAATCCAGATGTGGTGTTAGAAGGTTCTAATCCAAAAGGAGATCCTAATGCAACAGTAGATGAAAGACAGGCAAAATTTGGTCAAGTCCCGGTTGTAGCAGTTTTAGATGTTTCGGATGTAACCAAATACAGGGCACCTATAAAGTTTATGGGAGAGTTTTTAGGAGTTCAGGAAAAGGCCGATGAGTTAATTGTTTTCTATGAAACCATGCTCAAGAAGGTTAACAGCACGGTTTCTACCATTCCGGAAAGTGAGAAAAAGACTGTGTATTATGCTGAAGGTCCTGAAGGGTTGCAGACTGATCCAACAGGTTCACAACATTCTCAGTTAATTGAACTGTGTGGTGGAATAAATGTGGCAGATGTCCCCCTAAAACAGGGTTATGGTATGTCAGATGTTTCTATGGAACAAGTGTTAAGCTGGAATCCAGATGTAATACTTGTGGGCGACCCTAATTTCTACAAAAAAGTTTACAACGATTCTAAATGGCAGAATGTTAAAGCAGTAAAAGAAAAGAAGGTTTATTTAATTCCACAAGATCCTCTAAACTGGTTTGACAGACCACCAGGTGTAAACATAATTTTGGGGATCCCTTGGACTGCTAAAACTATTTATCCTGAGAAATTCCAGGATATAGATATGAACAGCCTGACAAAAGAATTTTATTCAAAATTCTACCATTACGACCTCAGCGACGACCAGATAAACAGTCTTTTAAACCCACAGCCATAA
- a CDS encoding AAA family ATPase, whose product MDYYHDGKMRKLFAILKEPKSLEEIDLSDAFIKNLVLKVVSTYGNIKVSQIHEITGLNIDLLEEILKMLEADDLCVPTGGGFLFPSVEYTIKKKGYQKAAKLLTENQYVGLAPVSYDVYYKIMEVQLKDRFPLQIPPEVVEKAFKDVVGVERAKKTLVEASIGGTGLFIYGPPGTGKTFLTSKMSDLLPPIIIPKFIEFNEMVIQLYDPDFHRPTKKQPEDPRWIKIYAPFVFTGSELNTEKLETNYDPNKGVYETSPIIKANGGVLLLDDLGRQKEDHNALLNRLIVPLENKRDVIYIKGAPIVVQTHFIPAFSTNLEITIMDEAHLRRAPLHIFLENPSTDEILEVFKRNLDELNEEYDEGILKRFEKVYLKTSQGGENLQPTFAHARDIAQIAQAIRIRKGEEKITEETLEEALEQHILIALQRKFTPEIFKQIVGPR is encoded by the coding sequence ATGGACTACTACCATGATGGGAAAATGCGTAAACTTTTTGCAATCCTTAAAGAACCTAAATCTTTAGAAGAAATTGATCTTTCTGATGCTTTCATAAAAAATCTGGTATTAAAGGTGGTTTCAACCTATGGAAATATAAAGGTAAGCCAAATACACGAAATAACCGGATTAAATATTGATCTCCTGGAAGAAATCCTTAAAATGCTGGAGGCCGATGATCTGTGTGTTCCTACCGGGGGAGGATTTTTATTTCCCAGTGTTGAGTACACAATAAAGAAGAAAGGGTATCAAAAGGCAGCTAAACTTTTAACTGAGAATCAATATGTAGGTCTGGCCCCGGTATCTTACGATGTTTACTACAAAATAATGGAAGTACAGCTTAAGGACAGATTCCCATTACAAATACCACCTGAAGTGGTTGAAAAAGCTTTTAAAGATGTTGTAGGGGTGGAAAGAGCTAAAAAAACATTAGTGGAAGCATCCATCGGAGGAACAGGTCTTTTTATTTACGGGCCCCCGGGAACTGGTAAAACATTCCTAACCAGTAAAATGTCAGATCTCCTACCTCCTATTATAATCCCTAAATTTATCGAGTTTAATGAAATGGTCATACAGTTATATGACCCTGATTTTCACCGACCCACTAAAAAACAGCCGGAAGATCCCCGATGGATTAAAATATACGCCCCATTTGTCTTTACTGGGTCAGAATTGAATACAGAAAAACTAGAAACGAATTATGATCCTAACAAGGGTGTTTATGAAACTTCTCCCATTATTAAGGCTAATGGAGGTGTTCTGCTTTTAGATGACTTGGGTAGGCAGAAAGAGGATCATAACGCCCTTTTAAACCGATTAATTGTACCGCTAGAGAACAAGAGAGATGTTATTTATATAAAAGGTGCCCCTATAGTGGTTCAAACTCATTTTATTCCGGCATTTTCCACCAACCTAGAAATAACTATTATGGATGAGGCCCATTTAAGAAGAGCTCCCTTACACATTTTCCTGGAGAATCCTTCCACTGATGAAATTTTAGAGGTATTCAAGAGGAATCTTGATGAATTAAACGAGGAATATGATGAAGGGATCTTAAAAAGATTTGAAAAGGTTTACCTGAAAACATCACAGGGAGGGGAAAATCTTCAGCCCACTTTCGCCCATGCACGTGACATTGCCCAGATTGCCCAGGCCATAAGAATCCGGAAAGGAGAGGAGAAAATCACAGAAGAAACTTTAGAGGAGGCATTGGAGCAGCACATTTTAATTGCACTTCAGAGAAAGTTCACACCAGAAATATTTAAACAAATTGTCGGGCCAAGATAA
- a CDS encoding adenylosuccinate synthetase (catalyzes the formation of N6-(1,2,-dicarboxyethyl)-AMP from L-aspartate, inosine monophosphate and GTP in AMP biosynthesis) yields the protein MTCSVLVGGGWGDEGKGKCITYLCYNDKPDIIARAGVGPNAGHSVEFHGEKYGLRLTPSGFVHTGARLLIGAGVLVDPEVFLHELDYLNKYDVKGRTFADYRCAIIEKKHKEQDQASDYLSKKIGSTGTGCGPANSDRVMRVAKLAGDVDEMKSYTTDVPKEVNGALDNEQNVFIEGSQGFGLSLYYGTYPFVTSKDTTASTAAADVGVGPTRVDDVIVVFKSYITRVGEGPFSTEMSQKKAEEMGLEEYGTVTGRRRRVGLFDMDLAKESCMINGATQIALTCVDRLYPQCERVKDYSKLSMEIKRFIDEIEGETGVPVTIISTGPDLEDTIDLRDELL from the coding sequence ATGACATGTAGTGTATTAGTTGGAGGCGGATGGGGTGACGAAGGCAAAGGAAAATGTATTACATATCTTTGTTACAACGATAAACCCGACATCATAGCAAGAGCAGGAGTAGGTCCCAACGCAGGGCATTCTGTAGAATTTCACGGTGAAAAATATGGATTAAGACTAACTCCTTCTGGATTTGTTCATACTGGGGCAAGACTACTAATTGGGGCAGGTGTCTTAGTAGATCCAGAGGTATTTTTACATGAATTAGATTATCTGAATAAATATGATGTTAAAGGTAGAACTTTTGCTGATTATAGATGTGCAATCATAGAAAAAAAACATAAAGAGCAGGATCAGGCTTCTGATTATCTTTCCAAGAAGATAGGAAGTACTGGTACTGGCTGTGGCCCTGCAAACTCTGACCGGGTAATGCGGGTGGCCAAGCTTGCTGGGGATGTTGATGAAATGAAGTCTTACACAACCGACGTTCCTAAAGAGGTTAATGGGGCTTTAGATAATGAACAAAATGTTTTTATTGAGGGATCACAAGGTTTTGGTCTTTCACTTTATTATGGTACTTATCCTTTTGTCACCAGTAAGGATACAACTGCAAGCACAGCCGCCGCAGACGTGGGTGTTGGACCAACTCGGGTGGACGATGTAATAGTAGTTTTCAAATCGTATATAACCCGTGTCGGCGAAGGACCTTTCAGTACAGAAATGAGTCAGAAAAAGGCAGAAGAAATGGGCCTGGAAGAATACGGAACCGTAACTGGCAGAAGAAGAAGAGTTGGCCTTTTTGACATGGATCTGGCCAAAGAATCATGCATGATAAATGGAGCAACCCAAATAGCATTGACCTGTGTTGACAGACTTTATCCACAGTGCGAAAGAGTAAAAGATTACTCAAAACTATCCATGGAAATTAAAAGATTTATTGATGAAATTGAAGGCGAAACCGGTGTTCCTGTAACCATTATATCCACAGGGCCCGATCTGGAAGATACAATAGATTTAAGAGATGAACTTCTTTAA
- a CDS encoding CPBP family intramembrane metalloprotease has protein sequence MKTRWKLFIILLILSLIGIITVIPYSLTLQGGIPAELPVPLHILLIAQIIQNTVLFAVLIGLGLFIAKKIGFGLPILEGWLEGNEVRSYLKSILGISIGLGVAAAILIIVFDNIFSLMGVTLIGATATQINPPAWQGFLASFYGGINEEIMMRLFLMSLFVWIFYKIKKTAQGKPTSIGVWLAIIITAVLFGIGHLPITSAITAITPGIILRAIVLNGIGGIIFGWLYWKKGLESAMISHFSADIVLHVILPIIILI, from the coding sequence ATGAAAACTAGATGGAAACTATTTATAATATTGTTAATTTTAAGTCTAATTGGAATTATTACAGTAATCCCCTATTCATTAACTCTCCAAGGAGGAATCCCTGCAGAATTACCAGTGCCCTTGCATATATTATTAATTGCCCAGATAATACAAAATACAGTTTTATTTGCAGTTTTAATAGGTTTGGGTCTTTTTATAGCTAAAAAAATAGGATTTGGCCTTCCTATACTTGAAGGATGGTTAGAGGGAAATGAAGTTAGGAGTTACCTAAAATCTATTTTAGGAATATCAATTGGTTTAGGAGTAGCTGCAGCTATTTTGATTATAGTTTTTGATAACATTTTCTCTTTAATGGGTGTTACCCTAATTGGAGCCACTGCAACTCAAATCAATCCTCCAGCATGGCAGGGTTTTTTGGCATCATTCTACGGCGGAATAAATGAAGAAATAATGATGAGACTGTTTTTAATGAGTCTTTTTGTCTGGATCTTCTATAAAATTAAAAAAACTGCCCAGGGCAAACCTACATCAATAGGAGTATGGTTGGCTATAATTATAACAGCAGTTCTATTCGGTATTGGACACCTGCCTATAACCAGTGCTATAACTGCTATTACTCCAGGTATTATACTTCGTGCCATAGTTTTAAATGGAATTGGTGGAATAATTTTTGGATGGCTATACTGGAAAAAAGGTTTAGAATCCGCCATGATCTCTCATTTCTCGGCAGACATAGTTTTACACGTAATTCTTCCCATAATAATACTAATATAA
- the thiD gene encoding bifunctional hydroxymethylpyrimidine kinase/phosphomethylpyrimidine kinase, with amino-acid sequence MKLKSAISIAGYDPSGGAGILNDVRTFTALGIYGTAVITALTAQNIYKVEDIFPVDPDFIEKEIELILEQEQIEYAKTGMLYSEKIVKCVAHKVSEHELKVVADPVMVAGSGGFLSQKDFADSLKKYLLPHALLTTPNISEAEALSGYRIEDEDDAMEAALKIGEICNVVITGGHLQGNDTYFDGTVKVIDGEIIKSKNTHGSGCTYSSAITAYLIKGFSLEESVRKAGIFVTESIRYGYKGTLNQFWK; translated from the coding sequence ATGAAACTTAAATCAGCCATTTCCATAGCCGGATATGACCCTTCAGGCGGTGCAGGTATTCTAAATGACGTTCGAACCTTCACTGCATTAGGTATATATGGAACTGCAGTAATAACGGCCTTAACTGCCCAAAATATATATAAAGTGGAAGACATATTTCCCGTTGACCCTGATTTTATTGAAAAAGAGATTGAACTTATTCTAGAGCAGGAACAAATTGAATACGCAAAAACAGGCATGCTCTACTCTGAGAAAATAGTTAAATGCGTGGCCCACAAGGTTTCTGAACATGAGCTGAAAGTGGTAGCAGATCCAGTGATGGTAGCTGGGTCTGGTGGTTTTTTATCCCAGAAAGATTTTGCAGATTCTCTCAAAAAATATCTCCTACCCCATGCCTTATTGACAACTCCCAATATATCTGAAGCTGAAGCATTATCTGGTTATAGAATAGAGGATGAAGATGATGCAATGGAAGCTGCATTAAAGATAGGGGAAATATGTAACGTGGTTATTACAGGAGGTCATCTTCAAGGTAATGACACTTATTTTGATGGGACAGTAAAGGTAATTGATGGAGAAATCATAAAAAGTAAAAACACCCATGGCAGTGGTTGTACCTATTCATCAGCAATAACTGCCTATTTAATTAAAGGATTCAGTTTAGAAGAATCAGTTCGAAAAGCTGGCATATTTGTAACTGAAAGTATAAGATACGGGTACAAAGGTACCCTTAATCAATTTTGGAAATAA
- the cofC gene encoding 2-phospho-L-lactate guanylyltransferase encodes MNKKTCAIIPVSRFYHAKTRLSPTLTIKERENLLKSMLKDVIASLKETLDVVAVISSDDDVLNYVKKLEVTPVKEKGKTDLNGALSQAVDFCWETCDKILITPSDVPLIKKAHIEDMLKMGEKFDMVIAPSKGGGTNAILFTTRDMRTKFGDYSFFEHLKEAESNNISFGVYDSFYLSMDVNTAEDLGEIILHGHETETQKYLKSLPLKIRSNHGSERLEVKRVEKDET; translated from the coding sequence ATGAATAAAAAAACTTGTGCAATAATACCAGTTTCACGTTTCTACCATGCAAAAACTAGATTATCACCAACATTAACCATTAAAGAACGTGAAAATCTGTTAAAATCCATGTTAAAAGATGTAATAGCTTCATTAAAAGAAACATTAGATGTAGTTGCAGTTATAAGCTCAGATGATGACGTTTTAAACTACGTGAAAAAATTGGAAGTTACACCAGTTAAAGAGAAGGGAAAAACTGATCTGAACGGTGCATTAAGTCAGGCTGTTGATTTTTGCTGGGAAACTTGTGATAAAATATTAATAACACCTTCAGATGTACCTCTAATTAAAAAAGCCCATATAGAAGACATGCTAAAAATGGGTGAAAAATTTGATATGGTAATAGCCCCTTCAAAGGGTGGGGGAACCAATGCCATATTATTTACCACCCGGGATATGAGAACTAAATTTGGAGATTACAGTTTTTTTGAACACTTAAAAGAAGCAGAATCAAATAATATATCCTTCGGCGTATATGATTCCTTTTACTTATCCATGGACGTGAATACTGCTGAAGATTTGGGTGAAATAATTTTACATGGCCATGAAACCGAAACCCAGAAATATTTAAAATCTTTGCCCTTGAAAATTCGTTCCAACCATGGTTCTGAAAGATTAGAAGTCAAAAGAGTAGAAAAAGATGAAACTTAA
- the proS gene encoding proline--tRNA ligase, translating into MSEFSEWFHKILEEAEIIDIRYPIKGMHVWMPQGFKIRKNVLNILRDILDEEHEEVLFPLLIPEDELAKEGIHVKGFESEVYWITHGGLTKLNKKLALRPTSETAMYPMFSLWVRSHTDLPLKYYQIVNTFRYETKHTRPLIRVREITTFKEAHTMHCTKKEAGDQVNYAIELYKRFFDMLGVPYVITKRPIWDKFPGADYTMAFDTIMPDGKTLQIGTVHNLGQTFARTFDITYETASGDHEYVYQTCYGLSDRVIASIIGIHGDKKGLCLPPDIAPYQVVIVPIIFKEGGEEVLKLCQEIKESLEKEGNLKVYLDDRDMRAGKKFYEWEMRGVPLRIELGPRDIKNKNMVVFRRDNLEKESIPLGNDVFSQVKDMLSKVKVDMKSKAEKVFNDNIVSVETVEDAREHIEKYRGIVNFYWCGDEDCGKDLEEKVHVDILGVQEEYEEEGECINCGSKAKYKTLIAKTY; encoded by the coding sequence ATGTCAGAATTCAGTGAATGGTTTCATAAAATCCTGGAAGAAGCAGAAATAATCGATATCAGATATCCTATTAAAGGTATGCATGTCTGGATGCCACAAGGATTTAAAATAAGAAAAAATGTACTTAATATATTGAGAGATATCCTGGATGAAGAACATGAAGAAGTACTATTCCCCTTACTAATACCCGAAGATGAACTGGCAAAAGAAGGTATACATGTTAAAGGTTTTGAATCTGAGGTTTATTGGATTACTCATGGCGGTTTAACCAAGTTAAACAAGAAACTGGCTTTAAGACCTACCAGTGAAACAGCAATGTATCCCATGTTTTCATTATGGGTAAGATCACACACAGACCTGCCTCTAAAGTATTACCAAATAGTTAACACCTTCCGCTATGAAACAAAACATACACGGCCTTTAATAAGAGTTAGAGAAATCACAACTTTTAAAGAAGCCCATACCATGCACTGTACTAAAAAAGAAGCTGGAGATCAGGTAAATTACGCTATAGAGTTATATAAAAGATTTTTTGACATGTTAGGAGTACCATACGTTATAACCAAGAGACCTATTTGGGACAAATTCCCTGGTGCAGATTATACCATGGCTTTTGATACAATCATGCCCGATGGTAAAACTTTACAAATTGGAACTGTCCACAATTTAGGCCAGACCTTTGCCCGTACCTTTGATATAACCTACGAAACTGCCTCAGGTGATCATGAATATGTTTACCAAACCTGTTACGGACTTTCTGACCGGGTTATTGCCTCAATAATTGGTATTCACGGTGACAAAAAAGGTTTGTGCCTACCCCCAGATATTGCCCCCTATCAAGTTGTAATAGTTCCAATTATTTTCAAGGAAGGTGGTGAAGAAGTATTGAAACTTTGTCAAGAAATCAAAGAATCACTGGAAAAGGAAGGCAACTTAAAAGTATACCTGGATGACCGGGATATGAGGGCTGGTAAGAAATTTTATGAATGGGAAATGAGAGGAGTTCCGCTCAGAATAGAGTTAGGCCCGAGGGATATTAAAAATAAAAATATGGTGGTTTTCCGTAGAGATAACCTGGAAAAAGAATCAATTCCACTAGGAAATGACGTATTTAGTCAGGTTAAAGATATGTTGAGTAAAGTTAAAGTGGACATGAAAAGTAAGGCAGAAAAAGTATTTAATGATAATATCGTGAGTGTTGAAACTGTGGAAGATGCACGAGAACATATTGAAAAGTACCGTGGTATTGTTAACTTTTACTGGTGTGGTGATGAGGATTGTGGAAAGGATCTGGAGGAAAAGGTTCACGTTGACATTTTAGGTGTTCAAGAGGAATACGAAGAAGAAGGAGAATGCATTAACTGTGGTAGTAAGGCAAAATACAAGACTTTAATAGCTAAAACATATTAA
- a CDS encoding NAD(P)-dependent glycerol-1-phosphate dehydrogenase: MDAKKIQLPREIHTGVGVIKKTGTICKDLRFSGKVLVVTGPKTLKIGGEKATESLQNEGFDVETVKIDEASEKAVSSVENFIDSVSVVLGVGGGKVIDVAKMASTRSNIHFISVPTAASHDGIASPRASIRSEKGTVSLQAQPPIGVIADTEIISKAPFKLLAAGCGDIVSNYTAIMDWKLANRLLNEYYSSSASALSLMTAKMIIKSADAIKEGLVESSRMVVKALISSGIAISIAGTSRPASGSEHKFSHALDIICPKPALHGEQCGVGTIMMMHLHGADWKFIRDALKTLKAPTTAHELGIEPEDIIEALTIAHTIRKERYTILGDRGLTREAAEKLATTTGVI; this comes from the coding sequence ATGGATGCAAAAAAGATTCAATTACCCCGGGAAATTCATACTGGTGTGGGAGTAATAAAAAAAACAGGAACTATCTGTAAAGATTTACGTTTTTCTGGCAAAGTTTTAGTGGTAACAGGACCTAAAACCCTGAAAATAGGGGGAGAAAAGGCTACTGAGAGCCTTCAAAATGAAGGCTTTGACGTGGAAACTGTTAAAATAGATGAAGCATCTGAAAAAGCTGTTTCCAGTGTTGAAAATTTTATAGATTCTGTATCGGTTGTTTTGGGTGTTGGGGGAGGAAAAGTTATCGATGTGGCAAAAATGGCATCCACACGCTCCAATATTCATTTTATCAGTGTCCCTACTGCGGCCTCCCATGATGGTATAGCCTCTCCCAGAGCATCTATACGGAGTGAAAAAGGTACAGTATCACTCCAGGCACAACCGCCCATTGGAGTTATTGCAGATACAGAGATTATAAGTAAAGCCCCATTTAAGCTACTTGCAGCTGGGTGTGGAGATATTGTATCAAATTACACAGCTATCATGGATTGGAAACTGGCCAATCGTCTTTTGAATGAATATTACAGTAGTTCTGCTTCTGCACTTTCACTTATGACTGCAAAGATGATAATCAAATCTGCAGATGCTATAAAAGAGGGGCTGGTGGAAAGTTCAAGAATGGTGGTTAAAGCACTAATAAGCAGCGGTATTGCCATAAGTATTGCCGGCACCAGCAGACCAGCAAGTGGTTCTGAACATAAATTCAGCCATGCATTGGATATTATATGTCCAAAACCAGCATTACATGGTGAACAATGTGGAGTGGGCACCATAATGATGATGCACTTACACGGCGCTGATTGGAAATTTATACGGGATGCATTAAAAACTCTAAAAGCCCCCACCACTGCACATGAATTAGGAATTGAACCTGAAGATATTATTGAAGCGTTAACTATAGCTCATACTATTAGAAAAGAGAGGTACACAATTTTAGGGGATCGTGGCCTTACCAGGGAAGCAGCGGAGAAACTAGCTACCACCACTGGGGTGATTTGA
- a CDS encoding ribose 5-phosphate isomerase A, whose protein sequence is MNLKKMAAYEAAKRVNDGNVVGLGTGSTTHHFITRLGERIKNEEIEIMGIPTSYQSFFIARDSGIPLTTLNEHEIDIAVDGADEVDPDLNLIKGGGAAHTLEKIVDNAAEKFIVIVDESKIVDELGNFPVPVEIIPQALKVVEKALIKLKGIPSLRMAQQKDGPIITDNGNFVIDTKFDKIHNPSILEKEINYIPGVVDNGIFSKMVDEVIIGAPDGIKRLKSD, encoded by the coding sequence ATGAACCTTAAAAAAATGGCAGCATATGAAGCAGCAAAACGCGTAAATGACGGTAATGTAGTTGGATTAGGAACTGGATCTACCACTCATCATTTCATAACCAGATTAGGTGAAAGAATAAAAAATGAAGAAATTGAGATTATGGGAATTCCTACATCATATCAATCCTTCTTTATTGCCCGAGATTCTGGCATTCCTTTAACTACTCTTAATGAACATGAAATCGATATTGCAGTTGATGGGGCAGACGAAGTTGATCCTGATCTGAATCTTATTAAAGGTGGGGGAGCTGCCCACACACTTGAAAAAATAGTGGATAATGCTGCAGAAAAATTTATCGTCATTGTAGATGAATCAAAAATAGTGGATGAATTAGGAAATTTCCCAGTACCTGTAGAAATCATTCCTCAGGCTTTAAAAGTAGTTGAAAAAGCATTGATCAAATTAAAAGGTATTCCATCTCTTAGAATGGCCCAACAGAAAGATGGTCCTATTATAACTGATAATGGCAACTTTGTTATCGATACTAAATTTGATAAAATCCATAATCCAAGTATACTGGAAAAAGAGATTAACTATATCCCGGGGGTTGTGGATAATGGTATATTTTCAAAGATGGTTGATGAGGTTATAATTGGTGCTCCTGATGGAATTAAAAGGTTAAAATCAGATTAA
- a CDS encoding ABC transporter, translating to MSNIAVQMDNISLNYNNIPILSDINLSIEKNEFVAVIGPNGGGKTTLLKVILGLIKPDTGSVNVLDKSPIAARSQIGYLPQHTHFDPTFPMNVFECVLMGRYNGLFKNYSTEDKNAVSNALKTVKMEDYEDRQIGKLSGGQIQRVLIARTIVKQPELLLLDEPMASIDPEMQNEFYKLLARINKDMTIIMVTHDIGVVSTHVEKIVCLNRKLFCHGPPEIAVKALGDVYQCPVELIAHGIPHRVLEKHADDED from the coding sequence ATGAGCAACATAGCAGTTCAAATGGATAATATATCCTTGAATTATAATAATATACCTATTCTAAGTGATATTAATCTTTCAATAGAAAAAAACGAATTTGTGGCCGTCATAGGACCCAATGGTGGAGGTAAAACTACTCTGTTGAAGGTTATTCTTGGGTTAATCAAACCAGATACCGGCAGTGTGAACGTTTTAGATAAAAGTCCCATAGCTGCCAGATCACAAATTGGTTATCTGCCTCAACATACTCATTTTGATCCAACTTTTCCCATGAATGTGTTTGAATGCGTTTTAATGGGCAGATACAATGGTTTATTCAAAAATTATTCCACTGAAGATAAAAATGCAGTGTCGAATGCTCTTAAAACCGTTAAAATGGAGGATTATGAGGATAGACAGATAGGAAAATTATCAGGGGGACAAATACAGAGAGTTTTAATTGCCCGAACAATTGTAAAACAACCAGAACTTCTTTTACTTGATGAGCCTATGGCCAGTATTGATCCAGAGATGCAAAATGAATTTTATAAACTTTTAGCAAGGATAAATAAAGATATGACAATAATTATGGTTACCCATGATATTGGCGTTGTTTCAACCCATGTTGAGAAGATCGTCTGCTTAAATCGTAAATTATTCTGCCATGGCCCTCCAGAAATAGCAGTCAAAGCTTTAGGTGATGTTTATCAGTGCCCAGTGGAGTTAATAGCCCATGGAATACCCCACCGCGTTCTCGAAAAACACGCTGATGATGAGGATTGA
- a CDS encoding zinc ABC transporter substrate-binding protein, producing the protein MKKLYKGFLVILVVFIVIISIFLTYYSPIPSMDNASSDKKIGVVVTVLPQAEFVEKVGGDKVTVTTMVPPGADPHTYEPMPEQLKNLSSADVYFMVGSGIDFELVWMDKFTSMNSNMEIINSSENIALIKNSNTDDEHETNTDPHVWVSPKNAKIMVENVYKELSSIDPANKEYYKKNKDEYLKELDKLDSDIIKSLEDKDNRLIMVYHPAWGYFCRDYSLKQIAIQNEGKEPTPQGIASLIKQAKEENIKVIFVSPQFSSNSAEVIAENIGGEVVRIDPLAKNYVDNLYKVVDAFKNS; encoded by the coding sequence ATGAAAAAGCTCTATAAAGGATTTTTAGTCATATTGGTAGTTTTTATCGTTATTATTTCTATATTTCTTACTTATTATTCTCCAATTCCAAGCATGGATAATGCAAGTTCTGATAAAAAAATAGGAGTTGTTGTCACTGTACTTCCCCAGGCAGAATTTGTGGAGAAAGTAGGTGGTGACAAAGTCACAGTAACTACCATGGTTCCACCTGGAGCAGACCCGCATACATATGAACCCATGCCTGAACAACTCAAAAATTTAAGTTCTGCAGATGTATATTTTATGGTTGGTTCGGGAATTGATTTTGAACTAGTTTGGATGGACAAATTCACTTCAATGAACTCTAATATGGAGATCATTAACAGTTCCGAAAATATTGCTCTAATTAAAAATTCGAATACAGATGATGAACATGAAACAAATACAGATCCTCATGTATGGGTTTCACCTAAAAATGCCAAAATAATGGTTGAAAATGTCTACAAAGAATTGAGTTCCATAGATCCTGCTAACAAAGAGTATTATAAAAAAAATAAGGATGAATACTTAAAAGAACTGGATAAATTAGATTCAGATATAATAAAAAGCCTTGAAGATAAGGATAATAGATTAATTATGGTTTATCACCCCGCTTGGGGATATTTCTGCAGGGATTATTCTTTAAAACAAATAGCTATTCAAAATGAAGGAAAAGAACCTACCCCTCAAGGTATTGCAAGTTTAATTAAACAGGCTAAAGAAGAAAATATTAAGGTCATTTTTGTATCCCCCCAATTCAGTTCCAATAGTGCTGAGGTAATAGCAGAAAATATTGGCGGTGAAGTGGTTAGAATTGATCCACTAGCAAAAAATTATGTAGATAACCTATACAAAGTTGTAGATGCATTTAAAAATTCTTAA